The DNA segment CTTTACTACGAGTAAAATTTCTAAAACCAACCCCTTGTACTCGACCAGAAATAAAAACATGTACTCTTATCATATTAGCCCCACTATCCATTTAAAACTAATCCCTCCTACTACACTCTTTTCTATTCTCCGATAATCTTTACTAATACTCGTTTGCGGCGTTGACCATCAAATTCCCCATAAAAGATCTGTTCCCAAGGACCAAAATCTAATTCTCCTTCAGTTATAGCTACTACTACTTCACGTCCCATAATCTGACGTTTCAAGTGAGCATCTGCATTATCTTCAACCCCTCTATTATGAAGATATTGTGAAGTCGGCTCATGAGGGGCTAATTCCTCCAACCATTCTTTAAAATCTTTATGTAAACCACTTTCAGCATCATTTATAAATACACTAGCAGTAATATGCATAGAATTTATCAAACAGATTCCTTCTTCAATTCCGCTATCATTAACTAACTCCTGTATTCTTCGAGTAATATTGATCATTTCTACTCTCTTATCAGTTTCAAACCATAAATACTCCCGAACTGATTCCATTAGTCTCCCCCTTTATATTTTTAATTATTATTAACATGTTAGATGAAAACCAGCAGCTACTTTTTTTCCTTCAACATTATCTCTGCGATTAAAAATTTCAACAGCATCATCAGTGATCTCTACAACAACCTCAATTCCTAACTTTTTCAATTCTTCCTGTAACTTCTCGGGCACCTCCATTGCTCCTCTTTTCCCAGTGCCTATAATTAATAAATCAGGTTTATGATTTAAAATCCATGCTAAATCTTCCTTGCATAAACTATGTCCTTTCTTCCGCCACCAGTTATCTTTTACTTCACTATTGCATAATAATAAATCTGACGTATACTCATTATCATTGATGACCATTTTACCAAATTTATAACTATCAATCAACTTATCACTCCTCATAATTATATTCTTCAACAAATTCTTACTTAATTATAATTAAAACATAAGTTCCTTATTTTAACAAGGAACTAAATATCATTATATCCTAAATCATACAAACAATAATTGAAATTTCAAAAAAATTAAATAAAGAGCCTACATAATGTTTATGAAGGCTCTTTTCTATGAAAATAACAACAAAACTTAGTTTAAATAGTAATCCCTTCAAAATAAAGATTAATTAAGTCTTCTTTTATCTTCTCTACTGGAAAGGTTTCATGAAACATAAACCAATGTAGAGCAATAATATTAATCATTCCGTTTAAAGAAACTGACCCTAATTCTGCATCTATTTCTTGTAGCTTTCCTTCTTCAATCCCCTGACTAATAATCTCTTCAATGATAACAGTATTACTAGTCCTAATTTCTTTAATATGCTTTTCAAATTTGCTCTGATAACCCCAGATTTCTCGAGTTAAAAACTTACAAAATCCACGATGTTGATTATAGAATTCTAATTGAATTTCAATTATTGTCTCCAACTTCTTTACTGGATCTTGAATATTCTCAAGTGCATTTCTCACCTTACTCGTCATTTTGTTAATACCATATTTAATCAATGAAAATACTAGATCTTCTTTATTATCGAAGTAGCGATATAATGTTCCTTTACCTACTCCGGCTGCATTAGCTATCTGCTGCATCGTAGTATTTGTTGATCCTTTCTGTGAAAACTGTTTAATAGCAGCAGTAAATATCTGTTCCTGTTTAGAATTCATTCTGTCAACCCCTCATTCTAAAATTCTACATTTAACCGAGTATAAATTCTATCCTGAGCTAAAGTAGAAATCATACCTTTAGCATCATCTTCATTATGGGCATAAGTAGCACCTAGCTGCAACTCAACTGATTCATCAATAGAATAATTAAGCTGAGGTTCTAGAAGATAAGCTTCACTTTCTGTATCATATAAAGAAGTAAATTCTAATTCATGAAACTTCCAAATTGGCTTAGAAGCATAGAAATTAAAAGCATTAATTTTAGGCTCAGATGATGATCTACCTTCTTTATTATACCACTGACCTACTAAATACAGATCATTATCAAATTTATAATCAACCCCTACTGCTGTTTCAGCTATATCATTATACTGACTATCTTCATAATCACTATAAGTAGTTTCTAACCAAATACCCATATCATCGATATCGCCAATGATATCAAACCCAGCTTTAGTAACCTCTGGATACTCAATTACAGCTGTAGGACTAGTATAAGGATTCTTTAATTCCTTAAATATAGGTAAATTATCACGTCCATGATAAGCACTAAAAGATAAGTCAAAACCATTGAAACGCCGTTTGGTAACTTTCATTCCTAACTGACAATCATCAGATTCATTAACCTGACTATCTAAGTTAGAAATTCCTAGTTCTTCCTTGACAGACTTAAATACCCCTTCTTCTCGCCCATCATCTACTTCATCAGCTTCAAAGTCTGGAATAGCTACTCCGGTAATTTCCAAATTATTTGGTAGATAATAAATTCCTTTTATAGCCTTCACACCAAATTGTTCATCTAAAGGATGCATATCACTTACATCATGAGGACTAAAGTAATCTGTCGGCTTAATCTTGTAGGCACTGCCCCAATGAATCTCCTGTTTTCCTAACCGCCAATCAATATCACGAGTATAATAATTAATATAGGCTTCATGCAGGTCAACCTCTACTTCATCTTCATAATCTGATTCTATTTCTAAATCAATATATGCATCAGTAGTAAAGTTAAATTGATTCTCCAAAATTAAATTAATTTTTTCGCGGTCTTTTGTTTTTTCTTTATCAGTATCTCGTTCTAAATCCAGCTTCATATCACCAGAAACTTCCACCGCCTGTACTAAAGCTGTAGAAGTAAAGATTAAGACTAAAACTAAAACAACTGCTAAATATCTTGACCTTTTCATTGTTAGCCTCCCCTTTTTAAAGCCTAAAATAAATTATCTTCTTAAATATCTAACTGTAAATATTCGATCATTTAAATCTAAATCATAAGTAATTTCATCTAAATAAAGTATTGTTTTAGAATCAGCTTGTAGATCTTTCATAGTCATCTTTTCGGCTGTCCAATAACCAGATTTTTCTTTAATATCTTCACTAATTAATTCTTTATATAACTTACCCTCTTCATCATAAAATTTTAATTTAGTTGGAAACCAGTTGCTTTTTTGCACCCACATCTTAACAAATTTATACTCTATCTCTTCATCAGTTGGTACTAATCTCAATAAGTACTCTTTATTATTTTCTTTTAAAATTGTCGCCTTATAATCTTCTTTATAATTTCCTCCACCTAAAATGGATAGATCATTATAGCTAAAGTCAGTCCCTACAAAACTACCATTCTTCTGGCTACCTGCTATCTTTCTAACATTTCCTAACGCTGGCATATAAAGATACATATCTTCATCATCACTATTCTTTTCCTGAGATAAAAAGGCAGTATCTTCAACACTAGCTGGCGCTAAAAATCGAATCAAAGCTTTATCATATTCACCATCTTTAGTAAAAGCTTCAAGTTTTCTTTTTCGTTTGCTACCTGATTTATCATAAAGTTCCATTCTCAATTTAACCTTAGATGACTGAGCATCAATTGAAGCCTCTACTTTATCTAATATATCATCTCCACTTAATTC comes from the Sporohalobacter salinus genome and includes:
- a CDS encoding secondary thiamine-phosphate synthase enzyme YjbQ: MESVREYLWFETDKRVEMINITRRIQELVNDSGIEEGICLINSMHITASVFINDAESGLHKDFKEWLEELAPHEPTSQYLHNRGVEDNADAHLKRQIMGREVVVAITEGELDFGPWEQIFYGEFDGQRRKRVLVKIIGE
- a CDS encoding DUF1302 family protein: MKRSRYLAVVLVLVLIFTSTALVQAVEVSGDMKLDLERDTDKEKTKDREKINLILENQFNFTTDAYIDLEIESDYEDEVEVDLHEAYINYYTRDIDWRLGKQEIHWGSAYKIKPTDYFSPHDVSDMHPLDEQFGVKAIKGIYYLPNNLEITGVAIPDFEADEVDDGREEGVFKSVKEELGISNLDSQVNESDDCQLGMKVTKRRFNGFDLSFSAYHGRDNLPIFKELKNPYTSPTAVIEYPEVTKAGFDIIGDIDDMGIWLETTYSDYEDSQYNDIAETAVGVDYKFDNDLYLVGQWYNKEGRSSSEPKINAFNFYASKPIWKFHELEFTSLYDTESEAYLLEPQLNYSIDESVELQLGATYAHNEDDAKGMISTLAQDRIYTRLNVEF
- a CDS encoding TetR/AcrR family transcriptional regulator, translated to MNSKQEQIFTAAIKQFSQKGSTNTTMQQIANAAGVGKGTLYRYFDNKEDLVFSLIKYGINKMTSKVRNALENIQDPVKKLETIIEIQLEFYNQHRGFCKFLTREIWGYQSKFEKHIKEIRTSNTVIIEEIISQGIEEGKLQEIDAELGSVSLNGMINIIALHWFMFHETFPVEKIKEDLINLYFEGITI
- a CDS encoding outer membrane lipoprotein-sorting protein, yielding MKRIITLVLIMTLVLSVNGLVLGQELSGDDILDKVEASIDAQSSKVKLRMELYDKSGSKRKRKLEAFTKDGEYDKALIRFLAPASVEDTAFLSQEKNSDDEDMYLYMPALGNVRKIAGSQKNGSFVGTDFSYNDLSILGGGNYKEDYKATILKENNKEYLLRLVPTDEEIEYKFVKMWVQKSNWFPTKLKFYDEEGKLYKELISEDIKEKSGYWTAEKMTMKDLQADSKTILYLDEITYDLDLNDRIFTVRYLRR
- a CDS encoding Mth938-like domain-containing protein; amino-acid sequence: MIDSYKFGKMVINDNEYTSDLLLCNSEVKDNWWRKKGHSLCKEDLAWILNHKPDLLIIGTGKRGAMEVPEKLQEELKKLGIEVVVEITDDAVEIFNRRDNVEGKKVAAGFHLTC